A single window of Coffea eugenioides isolate CCC68of chromosome 7, Ceug_1.0, whole genome shotgun sequence DNA harbors:
- the LOC113778094 gene encoding protein DETOXIFICATION 45, chloroplastic-like isoform X1, translating to MSGFACDLLGVLELAAGGVSLSIFNVISKVFNIPLLSLSTSFVAEDISQHSHEDTTPDRRRALASVSTALALSFAIGLFEAAAMTLGSGLFLNIMGVSTASPMRSPAENFLRLRAIGAPAVVVSLAIQGIFRGFKDTRTTVLCLGIGNLAAVFFFPVSMYTFRLGITGAAISTVASQYIVTILMLWHLNKRTILQFCNMKNLQFGDYLRSGGFVLGKTVAVATTVTLSTSMVAHLGALSVAAHQICLQVWLAAPLLVEAQASAAQALIASSFAKAEFSRVKEITYAVLKTGLLTGVALAVILGLSLPLLAKLFTTDAQVQNIIGSVILLVSASQPLSALAYVFDGLHYGVSDFPYAGCSMMVIGAISSAFLIQASSMLGLSGIWSGLTLFMGLRSISGFWRLSQKSGPWWFLQDRNELETKVAVIPERQ from the exons ATGAGTGGTTTTGCTTGTGATCTGCTAG gtgtaCTCGAGTTGGCTGCAGGCGGAGTATCACTTTCAATATTCAATGTTATATCTAAGGTGTTCAACATTCCTCTCCTTAGTCTGTCTACTTCGTTTGTCGCTGAAGATATTTCTCAACACTCACACGAGGACACCACTCCAG ATAGAAGAAGGGCTTTAGCCTCAGTTTCTACAGCCTTAGCTTTATCTTTTGCAATTGGATTATTTGAGGCAGCAGCAATGACCTTAGGATCAGGACTCTTTCTGAACATTATGGGTGTATCAACA GCTTCCCCAATGCGTAGTCCAGCTGAAAACTTTCTTAGACTCAGAGCAATTGGAGCTCCAGCAGTAGTGGTTTCTCTTGCCATTCAAGGCATATTCCGCGGTTTCAAGGATACAAGGACCACTGTCTTATGTTTAG GAATTGGCAATTTGGCAGCTGTGTTCTTCTTTCCAGTATCCATGTATACCTTTCGCTTGGGTATAACTGGTGCAGCAATTTCCACAGTTGCATCTCA ATACATTGTCACCATTTTGATGTTGTGGCATCTGAACAAGAGGACCATACTGCAGTTCTGCAATATGAAAAATTTGCAGTTTGGTGACTACTTAAGATCAG GTGGTTTTGTTCTAGGAAAAACTGTAGCTGTTGCAACAACAGTGACTTTGAGCACGTCAATGGTTGCCCATCTTGGAGCTCTATCTGTGGCTGCTCATCAGATATGCTTGCAAGTTTGGTTGGCTGCTCCACTCCTAGTTGAAGCTCAAGCTTCTGCTGCTCAG GCTCTAATCGCAAGTTCATTTGCTAAAGCTGAGTTCAGCAGAGTCAAAGAGATAACATATGCAGTCTTAAAG ACAGGATTACTCACAGGTGTTGCTTTAGCTGTCATATTGGGCTTGTCTCTTCCTCTATTGGCCAAATTGTTTACTACTGATGCACAAGTGCAAAATATAATTGGATCTGTTATACTG CTCGTCAGTGCCAGTCAGCCTCTTAGTGCTCTGGCATACGTTTTTGACGGTCTCCATTATGGTGTTTCTGATTTCCCCTATGCAGGTTGCTCGATG ATGGTCATCGGGGCAATCTCATCAGCATTTCTCATCCAAGCTTCTTCAATGCTTGGTCTTTCAGGAATTTGGTCAGGTTTGACTTTATTCATGGGGTTGCGCTCCATCagtggattttggag GTTATCACAAAAAAGTGGTCCGTGGTGGTTCTTGCAGGACAGGAACGAACTTGAAACTAAG GTCGCAGTGATTCCTGAACGGCAATGA
- the LOC113778094 gene encoding protein DETOXIFICATION 45, chloroplastic-like isoform X2 has product MLSLPAIAGQAIEPLAQLMGTAYVGRLGVLELAAGGVSLSIFNVISKVFNIPLLSLSTSFVAEDISQHSHEDTTPDRRRALASVSTALALSFAIGLFEAAAMTLGSGLFLNIMGVSTASPMRSPAENFLRLRAIGAPAVVVSLAIQGIFRGFKDTRTTVLCLGIGNLAAVFFFPVSMYTFRLGITGAAISTVASQYIVTILMLWHLNKRTILQFCNMKNLQFGDYLRSGGFVLGKTVAVATTVTLSTSMVAHLGALSVAAHQICLQVWLAAPLLVEAQASAAQALIASSFAKAEFSRVKEITYAVLKTGLLTGVALAVILGLSLPLLAKLFTTDAQVQNIIGSVILLVSASQPLSALAYVFDGLHYGVSDFPYAGCSMMVIGAISSAFLIQASSMLGLSGIWSGLTLFMGLRSISGFWRLSQKSGPWWFLQDRNELETKVAVIPERQ; this is encoded by the exons ATGCTGTCACTGCCAGCTATTGCAGGACAAGCAATTGAACCTTTAGCACAACTCATGGGAACGGCTTATGTTGGAAGATTAG gtgtaCTCGAGTTGGCTGCAGGCGGAGTATCACTTTCAATATTCAATGTTATATCTAAGGTGTTCAACATTCCTCTCCTTAGTCTGTCTACTTCGTTTGTCGCTGAAGATATTTCTCAACACTCACACGAGGACACCACTCCAG ATAGAAGAAGGGCTTTAGCCTCAGTTTCTACAGCCTTAGCTTTATCTTTTGCAATTGGATTATTTGAGGCAGCAGCAATGACCTTAGGATCAGGACTCTTTCTGAACATTATGGGTGTATCAACA GCTTCCCCAATGCGTAGTCCAGCTGAAAACTTTCTTAGACTCAGAGCAATTGGAGCTCCAGCAGTAGTGGTTTCTCTTGCCATTCAAGGCATATTCCGCGGTTTCAAGGATACAAGGACCACTGTCTTATGTTTAG GAATTGGCAATTTGGCAGCTGTGTTCTTCTTTCCAGTATCCATGTATACCTTTCGCTTGGGTATAACTGGTGCAGCAATTTCCACAGTTGCATCTCA ATACATTGTCACCATTTTGATGTTGTGGCATCTGAACAAGAGGACCATACTGCAGTTCTGCAATATGAAAAATTTGCAGTTTGGTGACTACTTAAGATCAG GTGGTTTTGTTCTAGGAAAAACTGTAGCTGTTGCAACAACAGTGACTTTGAGCACGTCAATGGTTGCCCATCTTGGAGCTCTATCTGTGGCTGCTCATCAGATATGCTTGCAAGTTTGGTTGGCTGCTCCACTCCTAGTTGAAGCTCAAGCTTCTGCTGCTCAG GCTCTAATCGCAAGTTCATTTGCTAAAGCTGAGTTCAGCAGAGTCAAAGAGATAACATATGCAGTCTTAAAG ACAGGATTACTCACAGGTGTTGCTTTAGCTGTCATATTGGGCTTGTCTCTTCCTCTATTGGCCAAATTGTTTACTACTGATGCACAAGTGCAAAATATAATTGGATCTGTTATACTG CTCGTCAGTGCCAGTCAGCCTCTTAGTGCTCTGGCATACGTTTTTGACGGTCTCCATTATGGTGTTTCTGATTTCCCCTATGCAGGTTGCTCGATG ATGGTCATCGGGGCAATCTCATCAGCATTTCTCATCCAAGCTTCTTCAATGCTTGGTCTTTCAGGAATTTGGTCAGGTTTGACTTTATTCATGGGGTTGCGCTCCATCagtggattttggag GTTATCACAAAAAAGTGGTCCGTGGTGGTTCTTGCAGGACAGGAACGAACTTGAAACTAAG GTCGCAGTGATTCCTGAACGGCAATGA
- the LOC113777504 gene encoding uncharacterized protein LOC113777504 — protein sequence MSVIKLSGGATLVRGNTAGKCGRRPIRKATNLQNSSKWILHSDFLGANQRKVLTCNNAAPNSGLVSDQHSLNYEAGSSSYVEKRCTSTRERLCSGSNEGDIAERAS from the exons ATGTCAGTCATTAAACTCTCTGGTGGTGCTACACTAGTTCGTGGGAATACTGCGGGTAAATGTGGAAGAAGGCCAATTAGGAAGGCTACCAATCTACAAAATTCTTCAAAATGGATTCTTCATAGTGATTTTCTTGGAGCAAATCAGAGGAAGGTATTGACATGCAACAATGCTGCTCCGAATTCTGGATTAGTCAGTGATCAGCATTCTTTGAATTATGAAGCGGGTTCTTCTTCTTATGTGGAAAAAAGGTGTACTTCAACCCGAGAGCGACTCTGTAGCGGATCAAATGAAGGAGACAT AGCTGAGCGTGCTTCTTAA
- the LOC113777993 gene encoding E3 ubiquitin protein ligase RIE1-like, which produces MDLENQQQGLLLLQNGHNSSSNNNTRAPTNIATTFSRLTSTTLNHHRIFFNDYDDDDEEEEREEHEDDCGRGPSLPVGQECPFSRPFVILDLIWNLGFMLVAAFVLLTTVTERPSTPLRLWVGGYALQCPLHAGFVWLHS; this is translated from the coding sequence ATGGACCTGGAGAACCAGCAGCAAGGCTTGCTTCTTCTTCAGAATGGCCACAACAGCAGCTCCAACAATAACACAAGGGCCCCCACCAATATAGCCACCACATTCTCCAGACTGACCTCCACCACCTTGAACCACCACAGGATTTTCTTCAATGATtacgatgatgatgatgaggaggaggagagggagGAGCATGAGGATGACTGTGGTCGTGGCCCATCACTCCCAGTAGGCCAAGAATGTCCATTCTCAAGGCCCTTCGTGATTCTTGATTTGATATGGAACTTGGGGTTTATGTTGGTGGCTGCCTTTGTGCTTTTGACTACCGTCACCGAGAGACCCAGCACCCCTTTAAGGCTTTGGGTTGGTGGCTATGCTCTGCAGTGCCCCTTGCATGCAGGTTTTGTTTGGCTTCACTCTTAA
- the LOC113778702 gene encoding probable acyl-activating enzyme 1, peroxisomal, translating to MEGMVVCSANYVPLTPISFLERAAFVYGQRVSMVFGDTRYLWKETHERCIRLASALSQLGITSGDIVAAVAPNTPELYELQFGVPMTGAVLCALNPKLNATTLAVKLQQLEAKAIFVDYEFTKVVLEALGSLSETKNNSPVLILIQENHTNASSATPINFRLDYHALLATGKLDFDISYPKSECDPISICYTSGSTSKPKGVIYSHRAAYLNSLGEIFRIGMRQKPVFLWTVDMFRCNGWCFPWTMAALGGTNICLRDVTGTAILNSIFLHDVTLFCGPPILLSKIAETLAADPQPLPQKVDVIVAGAGALPEPQIQTKLGELGFNIICAYGMSEALGPVTSRTIRRSCHGVTSQLDHEDARTRIREGTHNLIIEGADVKHPTTMESVPADGKTVGQIMFRSNTLMSGYLKNAQATEEAFEGGWYRTKDLGVKHPDGYIQMKDRAIDVINSGGEIVSSLEIEGVIIRHPMVSEVAVVGRPDELLGETPCAFVKLKDGCCIVEEEIMDICASHLPEHMRPKSVFFGELPVNSTGKVQKFDLRDRLIKGDGKSL from the exons ATGGAAGGTATGGTCGTCTGCTCAGCAAACTATGTACCTCTCACTCCCATTAGCTTCCTAGAGCGTGCAGCATTTGTTTATGGACAAAGGGTCTCCATGGTTTTTGGAGATACACGGTATTTGTGGAAGGAGACGCATGAAAGATGCATCAGGCTGGCTTCTGCTCTTTCTCAGTTGGGAATTACCAGCGGCGACATC GTTGCAGCTGTGGCGCCCAATACACCAGAACTTTATGAGCTGCAATTTGGAGTTCCAATGACCGGTGCTGTCCTTTGTGCCCTTAACCCAAAGTTGAATGCAACGACTTTAGCCGTCAAACTGCAGCAGCTAGAAGCCAAAGCAATTTTTGTAGATTATGAGTTTACCAAAGTCGTCCTGGAAGCGCTTGGATCATTATCTGAGACTAAAAACAATTCTCCAGTCCTAATCCTAATCCAAGAAAACCATACAAATGCTTCCTCAGCCACTCCAATTAACTTTCGACTGGATTATCATGCACTTCTTGCAACAGGGAAACTGGATTTCGATATCAGCTATCCTAAATCCGAATGCGACCCAATTTCAATATGTTATACTTCTGGCTCCACCAGCAAACCAAAAGGAGTGATCTACAGCCACAGAGCTGCCTATctaaattcacttggagaaatTTTTAGAATAGGCATGCGACAAAAGCCCGTGTTTCTTTGGACAGTAGACATGTTCCGATGCAACGGTTGGTGTTTCCCCTGGACGATGGCCGCATTGGGAGGCACTAATATATGTCTCAGAGATGTAACGGGGACAGCCATTTtaaattccatttttcttcacgATGTCACCCTATTTTGCGGTCCACCAATCCTCTTAAGCAAGATTGCTGAAACGCTAGCAGCTGATCCGCAACCGTTGCCTCAGAAGGTGGATGTTATTGTTGCAGGCGCAGGAGCATTGCCCGAACCCCAAATTCAAACCAAACTCGGTGAATTAGGTTTCAATATTATTTGTGCATATGGGATGAGTGAAGCTCTTGGTCCAGTAACGTCGAGAACAATTAGAAGATCCTGTCACGGCGTAACGTCGCAGCTAGATCATGAAGATGCTAGAACAAGAATTCGCGAAGGAACGCACAACCTAATAATTGAGGGAGCCGATGTAAAACATCCTACAACCATGGAAAGTGTCCCAGCTGATGGGAAAACTGTTGGACAAATAATGTTTAGGAGCAATACATTAATGTCGGGGTACTTGAAAAATGCTCAGGCAACTGAGGAAGCCTTTGAGGGAGGATGGTATAGGACGAAGGACCTTGGAGTGAAGCATCCTGATGGTTATATACAAATGAAGGATCGGGCCATCGATGTGATCAACAGTGGGGGTGAGATTGTAAGTTCTTTAGAAATTGAAGGCGTGATAATTAGGCACCCTATGGTTTCAGAGGTTGCAGTTGTTGGAAGGCCTGATGAGTTACTTGGGGAGACACCTTGTGCTTTTGTGAAGTTGAAAGACGGGTGTTGTATTGTTGAGGAAGAGATTATGGATATTTGTGCTAGTCATTTGCCTGAGCATATGAGGCCTAAGAGTGTTTTCTTTGGGGAATTGCCCGTAAATTCCACTGGTAAAGTACAAAAATTTGATCTTAGAGATAGGCTAATTAAGGGGGATGGGAAGTCCCTCTAG